In Labrys wisconsinensis, one genomic interval encodes:
- a CDS encoding ABC transporter permease: MHRYRFLLFRPFQLLPVLLGISLVTFVLVRSIPGDPARLLLGPRTTPDALAKIRAQFGLDEPLWVQYFLFLKNLLQGQMGTSIVYRIDVLRVTANRIEPTLVLVLGSTLLALLIAVPLASLAARSRGRVLDHVIRVVSTAGLGFPPFWLGLMLIIGFSVKLGVLPVAGYGDSLADKLAHMVLPCLTIALALSAVLARSLRAAMIAQMGSNHAVAARARGLSEAAIFRRHVLPNSLVPTINLLAVNIGWLIGGTVVIESVFAIPGMGQLLVRSIFSRDYMVVQGVAMMFAVATVVVNILADVLTVAVDPRVSL, encoded by the coding sequence ATGCACCGCTATCGCTTCCTGCTCTTCCGCCCCTTCCAGCTCCTGCCGGTGCTGCTCGGCATCAGCCTCGTCACCTTCGTGCTGGTGCGCTCCATTCCCGGCGATCCCGCCCGGCTGCTGCTGGGGCCGCGCACGACCCCCGACGCCCTCGCCAAGATCCGCGCCCAGTTCGGCCTCGATGAGCCGCTCTGGGTGCAATATTTCCTGTTCCTGAAGAACCTCCTGCAGGGCCAGATGGGCACGTCGATCGTCTACCGCATCGACGTGCTGCGGGTCACCGCCAACCGCATCGAGCCGACTCTGGTGCTGGTGCTCGGCAGCACGCTGCTGGCGCTGCTGATCGCCGTGCCGCTGGCCAGCCTCGCCGCGCGCAGCCGCGGCCGCGTCCTCGACCACGTCATCCGCGTCGTCTCGACCGCCGGCCTCGGCTTCCCGCCGTTCTGGCTCGGGCTGATGCTGATCATCGGCTTCAGCGTCAAGCTGGGCGTGCTGCCGGTGGCGGGCTATGGCGACAGCCTAGCCGACAAGCTTGCGCATATGGTGCTGCCCTGCCTCACCATCGCCCTGGCGCTGTCGGCGGTGCTGGCGCGCAGCCTGCGCGCCGCGATGATCGCGCAGATGGGGTCCAACCATGCCGTGGCCGCCCGGGCGCGCGGCCTCTCGGAGGCGGCGATCTTCCGCCGGCACGTGCTGCCCAACTCGCTGGTGCCGACCATCAACCTGCTCGCCGTCAATATCGGCTGGCTGATCGGCGGCACCGTGGTGATCGAGAGCGTCTTCGCCATCCCCGGCATGGGCCAGCTCCTGGTGCGCTCGATCTTCTCGCGCGACTACATGGTGGTGCAGGGCGTGGCGATGATGTTCGCGGTGGCGACCGTGGTCGTCAACATCCTGGCCGACGTCCTCACCGTCGCCGTCGACCCGCGGGTGAGCCTGTGA
- a CDS encoding proline iminopeptidase-family hydrolase: MWREIEPDERHVIEVDGHKVVAYSFGAGEEVVFCLNGGPGLPCDYLREAHSCLIDQGYRVVAFDQLGTGASDRPTDASLWTIERYVAETETVRRALGLGKVHLLGHSWGGWLAIDYALTHPEALKTLILEDTVADMPHLVTELERLRAALGPETVAMMQRHEAEGSLAHPEYLAAITILNYRHVCRLAEWPAPVRRSLDDWNMGPYETMQGPNEFLYVGNLKDWNRVPDLPRITVPVLITCGQHDELTPACAARMKRALPDARLTVFPNSSHMPFYEEPGAYYPVLLDFLGRHRGGA, translated from the coding sequence GTGTGGCGTGAGATCGAGCCGGACGAGCGGCATGTGATCGAGGTCGACGGCCACAAGGTCGTCGCCTACAGCTTCGGCGCAGGCGAGGAGGTGGTGTTCTGCCTCAATGGCGGTCCGGGCCTGCCCTGCGACTACCTCCGGGAGGCGCATTCCTGCCTGATCGACCAGGGCTACCGCGTCGTCGCCTTCGACCAGCTCGGCACCGGCGCCTCCGACCGGCCGACGGACGCCTCGCTCTGGACCATCGAGCGCTATGTCGCGGAAACCGAGACCGTCCGCCGGGCCCTCGGCCTCGGCAAGGTGCACCTCCTCGGCCATTCCTGGGGCGGATGGCTCGCCATCGACTATGCGCTCACCCATCCCGAGGCGTTGAAAACCCTGATCCTGGAGGACACGGTCGCCGACATGCCGCACCTCGTCACCGAGCTGGAGCGCCTGCGCGCCGCGCTCGGCCCGGAGACGGTGGCGATGATGCAGCGCCACGAGGCCGAGGGCAGCCTCGCCCATCCCGAATATCTGGCCGCCATCACCATCCTGAACTATCGTCACGTCTGCCGTCTGGCGGAGTGGCCGGCGCCGGTCCGACGCTCGCTCGATGACTGGAACATGGGTCCCTACGAGACGATGCAGGGTCCCAACGAGTTCCTCTATGTCGGCAACCTGAAGGACTGGAACCGCGTGCCCGACCTGCCGCGCATCACGGTGCCCGTGCTGATCACCTGCGGCCAGCACGACGAGCTGACGCCGGCCTGCGCCGCGCGGATGAAGCGCGCCCTGCCGGACGCGCGGCTGACGGTGTTCCCGAACTCGAGCCACATGCCGTTCTACGAAGAGCCGGGCGCCTACTATCCCGTGCTGCTCGACTTCCTCGGCCGCCATCGAGGAGGAGCCTGA
- a CDS encoding LuxR family transcriptional regulator: MLDAVLAIPELTTSLERGDSLDERIDAAFALMEPMGFNALIYDYTPVPFRPDGTMISPSLLCLRHAPEDMHELWCRRGYYLIDPAQQVAARSITPFIWCYRQDSDTVINRIMSEAHTPVVRYLHDTDMTCGVSVPIHMPRGDYATVTAVRFHAERDFERAAQETVADFALLAHVFHAAAMPLYDEDALVCHAARVTARERQCLKLSAEGLTAKEIARRLDRSVATVVLHLNSAARRLGARNRVHAVTLAAHYRLLDD; encoded by the coding sequence ATCTTGGACGCCGTGCTTGCGATCCCGGAGCTGACGACATCCCTGGAGCGGGGCGATAGCCTCGACGAGCGCATCGACGCGGCCTTCGCGCTGATGGAGCCGATGGGCTTCAATGCCCTGATCTACGACTATACGCCCGTGCCCTTCAGGCCGGACGGCACGATGATCAGCCCGTCGCTGCTGTGCCTGCGCCATGCGCCCGAGGACATGCACGAACTCTGGTGCCGGCGCGGCTACTATCTCATCGATCCGGCCCAGCAGGTCGCCGCCCGCAGCATCACGCCGTTCATCTGGTGCTACCGCCAGGATTCCGACACCGTCATCAATCGCATCATGAGCGAGGCCCACACCCCGGTGGTGCGCTATCTCCATGACACCGACATGACCTGCGGCGTCAGCGTGCCGATCCACATGCCCCGCGGCGACTATGCCACCGTGACGGCCGTGCGCTTCCACGCCGAGCGGGATTTCGAGCGGGCGGCGCAGGAGACGGTCGCCGATTTCGCCCTGCTCGCCCATGTCTTCCACGCCGCCGCCATGCCGCTCTACGACGAGGACGCGCTGGTCTGCCACGCCGCCCGCGTCACCGCGCGCGAGCGTCAGTGCCTGAAGCTCTCGGCCGAGGGGCTGACCGCCAAGGAGATCGCCCGCCGGCTCGACCGCTCGGTCGCCACCGTGGTGCTGCACCTCAACTCGGCCGCCCGGCGCCTGGGCGCGCGCAACCGCGTCCATGCCGTGACGCTGGCGGCGCATTA